The Branchiostoma floridae strain S238N-H82 chromosome 10, Bfl_VNyyK, whole genome shotgun sequence genome has a segment encoding these proteins:
- the LOC118425018 gene encoding uncharacterized protein LOC118425018 has translation MVPTTAVPTQSAWRTVESNYISFKVVDLDPTKDYDNKTSADYLELTALLEELIRNITGDILSVQLVDVRLPDAGVIFQINTTVSDVDAVRESIFNESVNDVLGPFTVDGNATTFGPIYSRC, from the exons ATGGTACCAACAACTGCAGTACCAACGCAGTCTGCGTGGAGGA CTGTGGAGTCCAACTACATCTCCTTCAAGGTTGTAGACCTGGATCCAACCAAAGActatgacaacaaaacatcagcCGACTACTTAGAGCTGACAGCCCTACTGGAGGAGCTGATTAGGAACATCACAGGCGACATCCTATCGGTTCAGTTGGTTGACGTCAG ACTTCCAGACGCAGGGGTGATCTTCCAAATCAACACCACAGTATCAGATGTTGATGCAGTCCGAGAATCCATTTTCAACGAGTCTGTAAACGACGTGCTCGGGCCATTTACAGTAGACGGGAACGCTACAACCTTTGGGCCAATAT ATTCTCGATGCTAA
- the LOC118425019 gene encoding uncharacterized protein LOC118425019: MLTLLVALPECSDGSNNCSTNADCVEEYLYFSCVCSDGFAFNGTDCEAVESNYISFKILNLDPTKDYENKTSLDYLELTAVLEELVRNITGDILAVDLIDVRLPDTGVIFQLNTTRSDTDSVEGAIFDEAADDRLGKFVLEGNATTFGPVSLLVALPECSDGTNNCSTNADCVEEYLYFSCVCSDGFVFNGTDCEAVESNYISFRVLDLDPTKDYENKTSPDYLDLQDILEELVANITGEILSVELFDVR; encoded by the exons ATGCTAA CCCTTCTCGTGGCCTTGCCTGAATGCTCTGACGGCTCCAACAACTGCAGTACCAACGCAGACTGTGTGGAGGAGTACCTATACTTCAGCTGTGTTTGCTCCGACGGTTTTGCCTTCAACGGAACCGACTGTGAAG CGGTAGAGTCAAACTACATCTCCTTCAAGATCCTGAACCTGGATCCCACAAAGGACTACGAGAACAAGACATCACTGGACTACTTGGAGCTAACTGCCGTACTGGAGGAGCTTGTTAGAAACATCACGGGGGACATTCTGGCTGTAGACTTGATTGACGTCAG GTTACCAGATACAGGGGTGATATTCCAGCTCAACACCACCAGATCTGATACTGACAGTGTGGAAGGCGCCATTTTTGACGAAGCTGCAGACGACAGACTTGGGAAGTTTGTTCTTGAAGGGAACGCCACAACGTTCGGTCCAGTTT CTCTACTTGTGGCCTTACCAGAGTGCTCTGATGGCACAAACAACTGCAGTACCAACGCAGACTGCGTGGAAGAGTACTTGTACTTCAGCTGTGTGTGTTCAGACGGTTTCGTGTTCAACGGCACAGACTGTGAAG CTGTGGAGTCAAACTACATCTCGTTCAGAGTGTTGGATCTGGATCCAACCAAAGACTATGAAAACAAGACTTCTCCCGACTACCTGGATCTGCAAGACATACTGGAAGAGTTGGTAGCCAACATAACAGGGGAAATACTGTCAGTGGAGCTATTCGATGTCAGGTAA